The DNA window GAAAATATTACTGACAAAACAGTAGAGCGGTTGGTCGACCTTTCTCCCAAACTCAGAAATATTTATTTGGGGAAGTGCAGCCGAATCACTGACACGTCATTATTCAATCTATCAAGGCTGGTAAAAAATTTACAGCAAGTACACTTTGGTCATTGCTTCAACATTACTGACCAAGGAGTTAGAATACTGGTGCAATCGTGCCCCAGAATCCAGTACGTTGATTTTGCCTGTTGCACCAATTTGACAAATCGTACGCTTTATGAACTTTCTGACCTACaaaagttgaagagaattGGTCTGGTTAAGTGTACACAAATGACGGACGAAGGTTTACTTAACATGATTGCGCTTAGGGGGAGAGGAGATAGTTTGGAAAGGGTGCATTTATCTTATTGTTCAAACCTAACAATATATCCAATTTATGAATTACTAATGGCATGTCCCAGACTTTCACACCTGTCTTTAACTGCTGTACCATCATTCCTTCGACAGGATATTACACAGTTTTGTAGACCTGCGCCTCCAGATTTCAGTGAAAATCAACGACAGATATTTTGTGTTTTCTCTGGGAAAGGTGTGCATAAACTACGAAATTATCTGATGAAACTAACCCCGGAAACAACAGAACCACAGACGGATATAAATGATATTTTGACTAAACTAATTATCAAAAACAATTTAATAGAACCAAATGAATCGCAATCCGAGGCAATTGACAGAATCACATTCAACTTGAATCATGAATCAGTCGCAATATTAACGGCTACGGGACTTAACCAGCTTCCAGATTTGGCGAATGATCTAAACATACAAAAcattgattttgaaaatatgGAGGATCTGTTCACTTGGTCAAATAATGAGTCACTCTTGAAGTTCAGTCAGCCAGATCATGACGTGTCTCATTTGTTTCATCTTGTTGATACAAATTATTGCGAAGATCCTTATGCATACGAATACGAAGATACTAACGTTATCATGGCCCCAGGGGGGAATAGAGATTTAAACGAAGAAATGCTACATGTCACCAGAAAGTACCATGAATTGAATGAGCGGATCGATGATTTTGAAGTCAATGTAGCCAGTTTAGCCCGgattcaatttcaatttaCGGGATTTTTGTTGCACGAAATGGCACAGatatatattcaaatgGTTGAATTAAACAGACTGATCTGCCAGATTCAAGATCGAGTTTTTGCGTCGGGTATACAAAGCGACATAGACAGTCTGTACGTGTGGCGTCATATCCATTTTGACAAATTTCAAATTCTGCTAGGAAAGTATCAAGTGACAACTGTTGTACTGAGACTTTATCTAAAAGAGAGTATTGCTGCTTTTACTAGACAGAGGGAGATCATTCTGGCCAATGAAAGAAATGAATCCTCAAGCACAAATGTCATCGAGAATTTTACGAGCATCTTAAGTGCAGCTGACAATAGCGGGAACTTCAATGGTATACCGAGGGAGACTGATGAGACTACCGCAAGGGATGCTCTTGATCGTCAAAGACAGGGTCTCCAATTTTTGGGAAGAATGGGACAAAGAGCTACGCTGACTCCAGATCAACTCAGAACCATACAGCTCGGTTTGAGCAATACAACTGCCAATGTGACACAAGATAATGCGAATGAGGGTAATAACGGGGGAAGATCTGACACCCCAGATGAGGAGATGATGGATGATGATGCTTAGATCCAATTTTTAATGATACACCCATGCGTATATTACAAATAAACTATGCTGGATGAATCTAATAATGTCTATGTTTAGTCACATCTACAAAGGTACatataatatttttttatacACTATGTAGATAATGAcatgaaaaaaaaatacgaaTTACTGATCGTTTGCAGTATCGCTTAGAACTCCAAGAGCTCGAGCGATTCCCATCAATGTTTCCCTATCCCTGTCCGCATTAAGATCTAAACTATTGATGTACTCTTTTTTCTCATTGAACTTATTCCTCAGTATAtcaatcttcttctcagTTAAACCCCTAAAAATCTGTTTCAACCGATCGGTGTGAAACTCTATCCATTCATTTACGGTCATCTCCAATTCTTCTGATTTCAACTTACCcatgaagaaattcaaaattcCCGTTTTATCATTATTTAGCGAAGCATTGTGGTGCGTAATGTAATCCATTAAAAAGCGATACTGAGACTTTTCCAGATTCAGTTCAGAGTTTAATGTAGCTAattcttttgttttgatACTTTCCATCTGCGATGAGGTGGCTTCTTGTACATTTTGCCGCCCCAACACATCTTCTTGAGTAAAGTCGTTCTCACTTTCCCTTCCTATCTGTGAAAAAGCAGGTGacttctctttcttttggttACCTGCAGACCGGCTATTAAGTGCAACTTTCATACTAGGTGTATCATGGTGTTTTCCAGCGATATCTGGGGAGGAAAGATCATATTTAGTGTTTATGTTGGTGACAGAAGATGGCGCCAGTGAGGGTGGAACCCTATTCAAATTTCTGTCTTCAAGGGTTGTAAGGTCGTTGGAAGGTGAAGGTCGATGCATTGGGGAAGCTATTGGAGTACTGGAATTACTCAAACTATCTATGGATGAGGAATCTGAATTTGAGACGGACAAGTCAGAATCAATGGGAATTTGGGCAAGTCGTTCCATtatgtttttgttttttggatcatcttcaagatgtGTTTGTTCACCCCTTATACCTGCCAATTTACGCCTATTGTCTGCCAGTTTATCTGGCACGTTTGCTGTCGATTGGAAGAGTGACAATGGTTCAATTTTCTTAACTGTCAAAGTAGGTGTCGATAATTCAGCTGGGGGCGATGAAAGTTTGTGATAAAGATTGGTAACAGCCCCAGATTGCAAAGCCGTTTCCTTCTTATTCGCAGGTTCAAGTTCTCTATTTGGAGTGAAGGAATGCGTGATATTTGAGCTTTTAATAGGAGTTTCTGATTCTTCTCTTGTAAGATATGTTGCCTTCGCTGGACCTTTCTTGGGAGAAACAAAACTCCTGGATTTATTAGTGCTGACTCCTCGCAGAGTTCTGTTACTCGGATCATGTTTTGCAGTATCTGACTTGTCTACATTACTGTTTGTTTCCCTGAGGTGCGATTCGCCTATTTCAAGacttttattttcctctttgacTGATGTGCTCTCAGGAATAATATGTACCGAACGTTGTTTCTCATCATCTGTTTTGAtagtttcttctgtttccGGCGCGTTATCTGTAATACCTTTAGGTAGGCTAGATACAGCCTCTGCGAGTACTGAAAGTCCTGCATTATTCCCAGGATCATTCTCTAATTCAATTTCCTCTGCCTCTTGTGATTTTTTCGGGGAAGAGGTTTGTGATTGTACATTGAAAGTGGACCGAATGTGTGCGTTGAAGCTGAATTCGTCAGTTGTATCGTCTAAAATTCTGTTCAAGTTGGTGTTTCctttgtttttgttgaCATGAGCACCGAAATCCAAAATCACAGATCTATTTACATTCTGGGAAACGGACATTTCTGCACTAGTCAACTGATCATGGGATGCCCCAGATGAGACCCGTTGTGGTGACAAATTATTTAgctttttcctctttttggATCGACTTCTGTGATGCGTCTCAGCTTCGTTTCCGCTGGGCGGTTGTGATATACTTTGATTCCCTCTGTTAAGAACTGGAGCCGGTCTTTCCCGTTTCTTGCTTACTATAATTTTCTGGTTGCTATCGGTAGTAGAAGATTCCCTTTCTACCGAAACGTTGTAATCAGGATCATTATCAGATGGATTGTTGTCTgtagaagaggaagatttctccaaagaaACAGTCCCAGCTAAATGACTTGGAGTCTGTAAATGTTCCGGTGTACTGCTCGATGAGTGTTTTCTCAGCGTTCCTGTTGTACTGTGGTTCGTATCAGAGGTTTCATGAACCTCGTGCTTATCattatcaatttcttgctTTGCGTTGTCTTGAGATGAGTCTTTTTCTATGGATTTAAGTTCTATGGAAGGAACGGATTCGGCGGCAATGTTAATACTATCCGCCATGCTTTCCAATCTCGGATAGG is part of the Huiozyma naganishii CBS 8797 chromosome 4, complete genome genome and encodes:
- the BIR1 gene encoding survivin (similar to Saccharomyces cerevisiae BIR1 (YJR089W); ancestral locus Anc_7.460); translated protein: MSFSYNKRFTSFQRPKKLNGRKYKWRYTVMPIDYLAMVGFQFDPVENEDKKLMRDAIVCAHCGKHTYNLQNCRSKQKDKLEAVCNVLSLHLNGQNDSCPISYLRLKVLKAHRFNLGASDWKGDPLFSDPLASETRAIFRETYKKTALVDCIRKVNAGLLRYDPSLSGFNELMYDDIDVSFCVYCKNVIEPSSKRSPLEEHYNVSRGGKCYYFKLLEEQFPNWKDVADITALLDPLPARSGAIPVSPTKGESDKKILDKAGNEITIISQKLSDSSPIRPYSSGNTRPATMDTSSQLIAYPRLESMADSINIAAESVPSIELKSIEKDSSQDNAKQEIDNDKHEVHETSDTNHSTTGTLRKHSSSSTPEHLQTPSHLAGTVSLEKSSSSTDNNPSDNDPDYNVSVERESSTTDSNQKIIVSKKRERPAPVLNRGNQSISQPPSGNEAETHHRSRSKKRKKLNNLSPQRVSSGASHDQLTSAEMSVSQNVNRSVILDFGAHVNKNKGNTNLNRILDDTTDEFSFNAHIRSTFNVQSQTSSPKKSQEAEEIELENDPGNNAGLSVLAEAVSSLPKGITDNAPETEETIKTDDEKQRSVHIIPESTSVKEENKSLEIGESHLRETNSNVDKSDTAKHDPSNRTLRGVSTNKSRSFVSPKKGPAKATYLTREESETPIKSSNITHSFTPNRELEPANKKETALQSGAVTNLYHKLSSPPAELSTPTLTVKKIEPLSLFQSTANVPDKLADNRRKLAGIRGEQTHLEDDPKNKNIMERLAQIPIDSDLSVSNSDSSSIDSLSNSSTPIASPMHRPSPSNDLTTLEDRNLNRVPPSLAPSSVTNINTKYDLSSPDIAGKHHDTPSMKVALNSRSAGNQKKEKSPAFSQIGRESENDFTQEDVLGRQNVQEATSSQMESIKTKELATLNSELNLEKSQYRFLMDYITHHNASLNNDKTGILNFFMGKLKSEELEMTVNEWIEFHTDRLKQIFRGLTEKKIDILRNKFNEKKEYINSLDLNADRDRETLMGIARALGVLSDTANDQ